One Solanum pennellii chromosome 9, SPENNV200 DNA segment encodes these proteins:
- the LOC107029829 gene encoding uncharacterized protein LOC107029829, whose translation MENSGATNLQKQITYQEKGTQTEPDTTEEILKAINTLSTKVDSMGKELQNLKANSQQHDYKYAELRQHTELRRSEDAKIPELQGDDGKLRKTHNNVCLDTAAGTSKRVTEKSKNTNLNQLFAKPFTQKPQMQIPVEPQTSTYAVSLQNDKKRYNYITQSYIENIYKIQTYLNLNPKSTQTKNPEEDYITQKLQGYNKLIAQPKTNPNLVKTCYNYGLLNTVYTYTGEEIAGIPELHKAFLTYKRITKGNLFYIKCYTAPAEILYEEIKSPIQVVKIGLTRDMIIPEEIEKQNEIPKVEIPNFYANKRIIGIATIIQELANNYLNGNAIWSYYARDQVMIYANSKELRESDMDEVQRWILSLLKPEEQPSTRALKKGFISEDLLVRYCKLISYKYPDHKCSKCNGEDNVIPTVDLG comes from the exons ATGGAAAATTCTGGAGCTACAAATCTACAAAAACAG ATTACCTATCAAGAAAAAGGAACACAAACTGAACCAGATACAACAGAAGAAATACTCAAAGCTATTAATACACTTTCTACGAAGGTGGATAGTATGGGAAAAGAGTTACAAAATCTAAAAGCTaatagtcagcagcatgactataaATATGCGGAGCTACGCCAACATACAGAGTTACGTCGATCGGAAGACGCTAAAATTCCAGAGCTACAAGGAGACGATGGGAAACTCCGAAAAACCCATAACAATGTTTGTTTAGATACAGCTGCAGGTACAAGCAAAAGAGTTACTGAGAaatcaaaaaatacaaatttaaaccaGCTATTTGCAAAACCATTTACCCAAAAACCACAAATGCAGATACCAGTAGAACCGCAAACATCTACCTACGCAGTTAGCCTACAAAATGACAAAAAGAGATATAACTACATTACACAGTCCtacattgaaaatatatacaaaatccAGACATATTTAAACCTAAACCCAAAATCTACACAAACAAAAAATCCCGAAGAAGACTATATAACCCAGAAACTACAAGGATATAACAAACTTATTGCACAACCTAAGACCAATCCCAACCTAGTAAAAACGTGTTATAACTACGGACTACTAAATACAGTATACACATATACCGGAGAAGAAATAGCCGGAATACCAGAACTACATAAagcatttttaacatataaaagaattaccaaaggaaatttattttatataaaatgttaTACAGCACCAGCAGAGATACTATACGAAGAGATAAAATCACCAATACAGGTGGTAAAGATAGGATTAACCAGAGATATGATTATTCCAGAAGAGatagaaaaacaaaatgagATACCAAAAGTAGAAATACCTAACttttatgcaaataaaagaataattggtATAGCTACAATTATACAAGAGTTagcaaacaattatttaaatggCAATGCCATTTGGAGCTATTATGCAAGAGATCAGGTAATGATTTATGCGAACTCCAAAGAGCTAAGGGAATCAGATATGGATGAAGTCCAGCGATGGATTTTGTCATTATTAAAACCAGAAGAACAACCATCTACGAGAGCTTTGAAGAAAGGATTTATTTCAGAAGATTTATTAGTAAGATATTGCAAACTTATCAGTTACAAATACCCAGATCATAAATGCTCCAAGTGCAACGGAGAAGATAATGTGATACCTACAGTTGATTTGGGATAA